The genomic region NNNNNNNNNNNNNNNNNNNNNNNNNNNNNNNNNNNNNNNNNNNNNNNNNNNNNNNNNNNNNNNNNNNNNNNNNNNNNNNNNNNNNNNNNNNNNNNNNNNNNNNNNNNNNNNNNNNNNNNNNNNNNNNNNNNNNNNNNNNNNNNNNNNNNNNNNNNNNNNNNNNNNNNNNNNNNNNNNNNNNNNNNNNNNNNNNNNNNNNNNNNNNNNNNNNNNNNNNNNNNNNNNNNNNNNNNNNNNNNNNNNNNNNNNNNNNNNNNNNNNNNNNNNNNNNNNNNNNNNNNNNNNNNNNNNNNNNNNNNNNNNNNNNNNNNNNNNNNNNNNNNNNNNNNNNNNNNNNNNNNNNNNNNNNNNNNNNNNNNNNNNNNNNNNNNNNNNNNNNNNNNNNNNNNNNNNNNNNNNNNNNNNNNNNNNNNNNNNNNNNNNNNNNNNNNNNNNNNNNNNNNNNNNNNNNNNNNNNNNNNNNNNNNNNNNNNNNNNNNNNNNNNNNNNNNNNNNNNNNNNNNNNNNNNNNNNNNNNNNNNNNNNNNNNNNNNNNNNNNNNNNNNNNNNNNNNNNNNNNNNNNNNNNNNNNNNNNNNNNNNNNNNNNNNNNNNNNNNNNNNNNNNNNNNNNNNNNNNNNNNNNNNNNNNNNNNNNNNNNNNNNNNNNNNNNNNNNNNNNNNNNNNNNNNNNNNNNNNNNNNNNNNNNNNNNNNNNNNNNNNNNNNNNNNNNNNNNNNNNNNNNNNNNNNNNNNNNNNNNNNNNNNNNNNNNNNNNNNNNNNNNNNNNNNNNNNNNNNNNNNNNNNNNNNNNNNNNNNNNNNNNNNNNNNNNNNNNNNNNNNNNNNNNNNNNNNNNNNNNNNNNNNNNNNNNNNNNNNNNNNNNNNNNNNNNNNNNNNNNNNNNNNNNNNNNNNNNNNNNNNNNNNNNNNNNNNNNNNNNNNNNNNNNNNNNNNNNNNNNNNNNNNNNNNNNNNNNNNNNNNNNNNNNNNNNNNNNNNNNNNNNNNNNNNNNNNNNNNNNNNNNNNNNNNNNNNNNNNNNNNNNNNNNNNNNNNNNNNNNNNNNNNNNNNNNNNNNNNNNNNNNNNNNNNNNNNNNNNNNNNNNNNNNNNNNNNNNNNNNNNNNNNNNNNNNNNNNNNNNNNNNNNNNNNNNNNNNNNNNNNNNNNNNNNNNNNNNNNNNNNNNNNNNNNNNNNNNNNNNNNNNNNNNNNNNNNNNNNNNNNNNNNNNNNNNNNNNNNNNNNNNNNNNNNNNNNNNNNNNNNNNNNNNNNNNNNNNNNNNNNNNNNNNNNNNNNNNNNNNNNNNNNNNNNNNNNNNNNNNNNNNNNNNNNNNNNNNNNNNNNNNNNNNNNNNNNNNNNNNNNNNNNNNNNNNNNNNNNNNNNNNNNNNNNNNNNNNNNNNNNNNNNNNNNNNNNNNNNNNNNNNNNNNNNNNNNNNNNNNNNNNNNNNNNNNNNNNNNNNNNNNNNNNNNNNNNNNNNNNNNNNNNNNNNNNNNNNNNNNNNNNNNNNNNNNNNNNNNNNNNNNNNNNNNNNNNNNNNNNNNNNNNNNNNNNNNNNNNNNNNNNNNNNNNNNNNNNNNNACCTCTCAGAGGCGACCCAGTTTAATTAAACTTTGTATTGCCACagtgacatgctctcttctcctgcCACATTGAGGCCAGGCACAGATTAAAGGAGCAACACCCCATATTCTGTCTTGCTAGTCCCCAACCTGACGACGTCAGCATTGATTTCCCTAATGTCCGATAACCACTGCCCTCTGCCTCCCCCCACTTTGTTTTCCCTTATCACTGGGGTCTAATTATCCTTTCTCTTCCCACTCCCACACCTTCACAACCTGCCCATGAGTTCCCCTTCTAGTTCTCCAccttcttccctttattccatggtctatgTCCTCTTCTATTGGATTCATCCTTTTCAGTCCATTGCCTCCTCCACTTATCCTCTTCCCACATCATCACCGCTTCTCCtcttctctctcaccccctcttccACCCAACCCTGCACCTACCCACCCACTTCCCCCACACCTCACTTATCACCCACTAGTTTCTGCTTCACCCCCACCCTTggattctgccctcttcctttccagtcctgatgaagagcctcggctcgaaacgtcaacgTTCATTCCACTCCATTCATGTTGCCTAACTTACTGAGTTCCGCTAGCACCTTTTCACTCCAGTCTAACATCTGCCTTCTTTGTGTTTGCAGAAAATGTATTATTTTGCATTCCAGTGCCAGTAACAGAGGGATTTCAGTCACCCTGTACAGAGTATATACCGCACTCTTCCATTTACATACAGCTAACTGCATGCCAGGTTCTGACAGCACAGAGAATATAGATTAGATCAGGACTTGGGCCAACTTGCATCTACCAGTAGTAATTCTGCACGGTGCCTTATTGTGTTGTGCTAGCCACTGCATTGAAAGATCTTGCCTCaggtttaatgtttttttttaagcaaTCTTATCCCAGAAATTTTAATGAAGAATACAGAGAACATTTGGAAGAAGAAATGGATTTATTCTAGATCTGTGGATGAATGGCAGATGATAAGGCAAGGGAATGTGCAGGGCACCCAGTGGGGTCTCATGCCCTGTTCTTTATTAAAGGGAAAtgctactgacaaagcattggaACAGAAGCTGACGATTTAGCTGGCCTCACCAGAAAGGCCACAATGAATGCTGTGCTGATCACATGTGAAACTACTCTGCAATCACAGAGCAACATCTGGGATAATAAACTATTTGGCATTGTCTATGTATGAAGAGGCTCCAGAACTACAAGCAGATTTGTCAGCTGTTAAAGTGGTAGCATTTCTGCCCTGTGATTCAGTGGGAGCAGTGAGCACACTCAATTTAAACCATAAGATCACCTGTGttccactccaggatattaagaATGGATTTCATAAAATAGAAGggaaaaaaatgagaaaaaaattaaaagttaGGCAATTACTGTTGCTAGTGATACATTGTAGGGATAACATCCAGCAGAGAGGAAGTCAGCCACCTGTAAAGAGAAAGAGTCTCATCAGGAGAGTTTCTGGAAGGATTCCCCTTTCACGTTAAAAGAGGCaagccttcttcttcagctcagTCCTCCTCCACTGGGGCAACTTATCAAATTCCTTTATGGTCATCCCAAAAACCTCTTGGAACTCCTCGGGAGACAGGTGCCTCTGTTAAAAAAGGAATAAACATCGATCAAGCTCCAGAGATAACAAATCCATCAGGTCAATGCCCCAACTGATTTACCCCAAACAGTTCGCTTACTTCTCTGTTTCATTCAAAGAGCTTCTCTTTGAGTTGACGTCATGGCCAAAGAAGCTCACAACACTTTTACTTCCTCGGGAGGATAAAGAAATTTGACACGTCCCCATTGACCTTTAccgatttttatcaatgcaccgtGAAAAGCATTCTAcccagatgcatcatggcttggaatTAGAGTCACatcaggttaattatcaccgATGTAGGTCGTGAATCTTcttgttttgtgtcagcagtacagtgcaatacataaaatataagttacaataagaaataaatgagTGGTGCAAAAAGAAAACGAAATAGTGAGGTGTGTTAATGGactgatgacagagggaaagaagctgttcctaaaacactgagtctgtgtcttcaggctcctgtacctcctccctgatggcagtaatggaAAGAGGGTATTGTCCTGGGTagctggggtccttaatgacggatgttGTCATCTTGAGGCATCACCAAGATGTCCATGATGTTGggcaggctagtgcccacgatggagctgaatgagtttgcaaccctctgtgCTTTGccgcccccccccataccagatggtgatgcaacaaaTGTGAATGTTCTCTACTGTACACCTGTAGACTTTCGCTAAAGTCTTTGGTGATGTATCAATCACCTCAAATCCCTCATGAAATATATCCACTGGcatgtaattacatcaatatgtctGGCtcaagatagatcctcagagatgttgacatgcaGGAAGTttaaactactcaccctttccattgctgaccccTTGATGGGAATTGTTGTTCTCTTGACACCCCtccctgaagtccataatcaaccCTTTGGTCTTACCGAGATTGAGTGCAAGATTATTGGTATGGCAATTTCTTTACATACtgtatgactgcaagaaactacaCAGAGTTGTGGATGCAGCTCGGTACATAATAGAAACCATTCTCCGAGGACTATgactatacttctcactgcctcagtagagCAGCTAGCATGATCAAAGACCACACCCGCCtcagacgttctctcttctctcctctcgcATTagccagaagatacaaaagcatgaaagcttgcaccaccaggcttaaggacagcttctgtcccacaGTTATCAGACTCTTGGACAGGTCTCTTGTACAAcaagatgggctcttgacctcacaatctaccctgcCCTTTATTATTTACCTGAACTACATTGTCTCTGTAATTctcatattttattttattatttttacctTCTTCTACCTCAGCCATCTGCTGCTTGGCACATGGGAGCAAGAACCATGCAAACACCACTCCGCTCCTTCTTCATGTCCACATATTGTCACTGCTCTCCTCACCACTCAAGGAGAGCCTAGAGAAGATAAGCCACTTGCTAAAgggattgggggggggagggggaggacgaGTTGTGGCAAGTTGGGTAggaagagagaaatggagagcagTATAGATGGAAGAGACGAAATGATACAAGTTCTGCccatcatcctttccctgtccgTCTCTATGTACAGTCAACCTGGCTGTTTGCCGCAATCACAACAATCTTATAATTAATATATAATGGTAATCTTATCCCACCAGCCACATCTTCATTCTCCACAGAAATTGCTTGCTTTCATTTACATTTCACTGCTACTCAGCCTAACGCACttttcgtaaacacaaaatactctgcagatgctggggtcaaagcaacacgcacaacacgctggaggagctcagcaggtcgagcagcgttaattctgattctgagacgaagtaccttcatcagcactgagaaagagagaggtgtgttagaggaactcagcaggtcaggcagcacccgtggaaacaaacagtcaatatttcgggccggaacctgaaacgttgactgtttgtttccacgggtgctgcccgacctgctgagttcctctaacacacctctctctttctcagtgctgatgaaggtacttcgtctcagaatcagaattaatatagccagatatgttgtggaatttgttgttttacggcagcaatacattgtaatacatagtaataaaaactatagattacaataaatataacagtgataaaaactataaattacaataaatataacagtaataaaaactatagaTTACAATAAATATAACAGTGATAAAAACTATAGATTACAATAAATATAACAgtgataaaaactataaattacaataaatatatataaaaataaataagtagtgcagaaaggactggaaaatactgaggaagtgtttgtgggttcattgtccattcgcaaatcagatgacagagaggaagaaactgttcctgaaacatttgaggttcctgtaccttctctttatggtaacaatgagaaaagggcatgtcctgggtgcctggggtccttaatgatgggtaccacctttttcaggcatcgccttttgaagttgGCCTGGATGCTAGGGGGGCTtgtgcccatgacggagctggctgagtgtacaACTTATcgtagctttttccaatcctgtgtggTGGTCCCTCCactccagacggtgatgcaaccagttagaatgtacactttccacagtatatctgtagaaatttgcaagtgtctttggtgacatatgaaTTCTCCTCAGacttctaatgaagtacagttgctgttgtgccttctttgtaattgcgtcaacatgttgggcccaggagagatcttcagagatgttgacatccaggaacttgaaagtgctcctcctttccacttctgatctctcgttgaggactggtgtatgttctcTCAATttcccctccctgaagtccacaatcgatgCTGCACAAGGTTGTTGCCGCGACACCATTCCATCAGCTGATTGTCTCACTCCtctacacctcatcaccatctgaaattctaccaacaatagccgtgtcatcagcaaatttatcaatAGGGTTTGAGCtttgcctaaccacacagtcatgagtgtagagagttgagcagtaggctaagcacgcatcctcgAGGTGCACCAGCGttaatcgtcagtgaggaggagatgttatttccgatctgctCAGACTGCAGACTCAAGGTGGGGAAGAcaagggtccagttgcagagggaggtacagaggcccaggcacTGGAGCTTTTTGACTAGAACTGAGGGTTTGATTGTTTTGCACACTGAGCAGCAGTCTGACCAAAGTATTACTATTGACAAGGCAATGCAAGGCCAAGTACTGTACATTACACAGACCGAGAGGTGTAAGGTGATGATAACTGTTCAAACACATCTATTCTGCACAACCACCCCCTCACTTTCCTTGCTGCTTACTGAACGCCCTCTTGCAATGGATGATCACCTTGGTGGGTTTCTACTATAGTCCCTCTCATAGTCAAAGGGAACTAGAAAAACCAATTTGCAGGGAGAGGTTGATTAGGGATCATCAACACTTTGTGCATGGGAGATAATGTCTCATGAACTTGATTCAAAATTTAAGATTGTttagtgtcatttccagtatatAATTGTTACACCGGGTCTGATGCAgcacataaaaacacaataagataaacaaCACACTAATAAAAAAACTATACAGTAAATAAAAATATATGGGATAGCTTATATGCATAGTTtggttgtatgtacataaagtgatgctaggtccaggaagtctgtacataaggtgagaGGCAGGAAACGAGAAAGTAGCATTGGAAGTGtcgatcagcctcactgcttggggaaagtaactgcttttgagtctagtggtcctgacgtggatgctacatagtctccttcctgacgggagtgggacaaacagtccatgagcagggtgtgtgggatccttcatgatactgACGGCCTTTTTAGGCACCTTTTTGTATATATTGGTGGGAAGGCTGGTGCAAGTGATGTGGTGGGCAATTTTGACTGCCCTTTGtatcttcctgtctgccacagtgcactTTCCATACTATGTAGTGATGCTAGTATGTTCGGAGGATGTCCTCTGTAGAAGGtcatgagtattgatgtgcatagtcaAGTTTTCTTTagcctcagaaagtagaggcactggtgggctttcttgattgtatgtgttctgggaccatgagaggttgtgcaaggTGTGTAATCCCAGGAGTtagaaactgctcacagtttccactgctacGCCGCCAATGTGAAGATGGATATGAGGATTTGATTGAGAttttgaagaagtaaccaagAAGGTCGGTGTGGTAGACGTAGTGAagatggacttcagtaagacctttaaTAAGGTAATATGGTAGGCTGCCATGGAAAGTTAGATCACACGGAATCCATGAAGAACTAACTAAttgtcttgatggtaggaagcagggGACAATGGTGGAAGGTTGTTTTTTAAAGTGGAGGCCCTTAACTAATGGTGCTCCTCAGGAATCAGCACTGAGCCCGTTGCTATTTGCCATCtgaatcaatgatttggatgagaaagtTTGCAGATTACACCAAACTAGATCTTATttggtttcatctgcaaactttctagtCATAGACAATGAAGATGGTTATCAAGATTTACAGAGAGCCCTTGACCAGCTGGGTAAGTGGGCCTAAGGAACGGAAAATGGAGATAAattcagaaaagtgtgaggtgttgaCTTTGGGAAGACGTACAGGGATAAGACAATCAGAGTAAAATgtagggtcctggggagtgttgtagaacagagggacctaggattACAAGTACACAGCTCCCTGTACaagtgtggtgaagaaggcttttggcatgctggcgGTAACCAGTCAGGAGATTGAATATagaagttgggatattatgttgcagtCGTACAAGACTTTGAAGAGGCTGCATTTTGAATATTGTGTTCCGTTTTGGTCACTGTTATTGGAAAATGCCATTAAACTGGAttgagtgcagagaagatttacaaagcTGTTGCCAGGACTCAAAATTGAGCAGGGTGGGACTTTATTCACCCGAGTCTACGAAAATATGGGGTGATTATTCAGAAGTGCATAAAATCTTGAGGGACATTGACATGGTCAATGTGCATGGTCTTTTCCCCAGTACTAGGGAATGAAGAACTGGAAGGCATAGGTTcaaagtgagaggggagagatttaatcgGAACCCAAGGgacaacttcttcacccagagggtggtctatGCATGGTACGAGCTGCCAGCTGGagaggttgaggcagatacattaaccaCATCTAAAAGACACTTACAGGTAGAGAataggataggaaaggtttagaggaatatgggtcaAATGCTTGGTTGCCacggaccagttgggctgaagggcctgtttctatgctatctCTCATTTTCCCAGTTTTGGTAAAGAGGCACATACTTACAAAGATTCTCTTTCCACAGttactacctgacctgctcagtttatCTGGAAGCAGTTTTGTTTGAggtttggaattggaattaattattattgtcacatgtattgggGTACAGTGGGAAGCTCACCTCACATACTGTTCATACATTCAAAgtacaaattaaatttatttctcCATAtgctaccttaagattcattttcttgcaagcattcacagtaaaacaaagaaatataacgggaaccaatgaaaaactacacacaaagattgacaaattgatatcagttcattacacagtgtattgaggcaGAGCAAGATAAAACAAGATTGCAGACAGCAGCGGAAAAcattaaggtgcaagatcataacaaggtacagTAGAGTGTGGGGTCAAGAATTCATTTTGTTGTACTAAAGAACCATTCAATagccttataacagtgggataggagCTGATTTTGAGCCAAGTGATgagtactttcaggcttttgtatcttctgcctaatggaagagggagaagagagaattccaaagtgggtgggtgggattATTCTGGTTGCTAAACTGAGGCGGCAAGAAATGAAAAGAGTTTATAGAGGAGAGTCTGGTTTCCATAATGTGCTGAGCAGTGTCCACAAATCTCTGCAGTTTCTGGTGGTCACATACAGAGCAGCTGCCATACCAAGCAATGgcgcatccagataggatgcgtCCAGTGGTACTTTGATAAAAATTGGCACGAGTCACTGGGGACATGCCAGATTTctgtagcctcctgaggaagtagaggcattagtGACTTTTCCTGATCATGGCATCAGCatggctggaccagcaggcaccATTGTTTTCACTGAGAATTGCATATGTAGTCACAGTATTTAAATCTACATCATCAACCTTAAGATGAGAGATTTTATTTGGAACAAATCAGACAgccttctcatgctcttaaaatTTACATTTCACAATTCACCTTTGAAAGTTAATGTTGAATCTGATTTCCATTTCTAGGTGGCAGATCACTGGAGGTCACAAACTCACTAGTTTCTACACATCACCTCTAGGTTTTTTATCAACCGTCTGAATTTGTCCCAGATGTAGAGCCCACCTCCAGCTGAAGTGTCTCaatccaaaatatcaactgtccatttgtctccctagatgctgtttgacccactgGATCCCTCCAACATCCTTTGTCCAGTGATGACCAGCACTTCTGCCACTGGGCACAGTTTCCCTCGATAACTTTAAAGACCTCTTCAAACATGGCTAAATCTTCTCTGCCCAAAGGAGAACACCACAGCTTGACTTGTCCTCCATATAACTGCTCCCTCgtcctttgtcccttctcctccTGACTTTCCCAAGCTGTTAACGCACTTAGAACCAGAGACAAACACACTGTTTCACTCAAGGCCAAACCAATGATTGAAAAAGAACAACTTCCACACTTGTTTGTTCAATACTCAACCACTAAGCAAGGATTCTATTTTAACAGCCTTCTCCACTTGTCTGCCACCTTTAGTCTTACATTAAGTAACTCTTCCTACATTCTTCTTTAAAATTAAGTTTATTTTACTTTTTCTTAACCTTCCCACCAAAGGGAATCAGCACCCATTACTCTCAGTCTCCTTCCTACCATTCGCTATTTGTTTTGTACTATCTGCAAACTGAactccaaacaagagaaaatctgcagacgctggaaatccaagcaacacacacaacatgctggaggaattcagcaggccaggcagaatctatggaaaagaccataagactgtaagatatagcagcagaattaagccatttggttcATAGAGTttcctctgacatttcatcattgctgatccaattttcctctcagccccaatttcctgtcttctccctgtatccctgcaTGTTCTGagaaatcaagaatctgtcaacctctgagtaaacagtcaaagcttcgggccaagacccttcaaaagGACTGCAACTTGAACTGCTGCTTTATGTACCATCATTATTAGACAGTAATCACCTGTCACACATCTCCTTTCAGTTTGTTAAACTGTTCCTGACAGCTCTCTTCATTAAAACCCATAACCTCCTGTCTTTGGGCCGCTGCTCCTTAATCCCATTATTTTGGTGGTCTTACTGAGGGCAGTTTGTTAACTCTCGTCCTTACCTCCAGTCGTGGCCTGTCCACTCCCTGAGGCAAGTTGATGCTTCTGCTGCTGCATGCCTTCAGTAACTCATAGGGGTAAATCTGTGTAGGCAGTGCATGGAACAAAATTCATTGCAATTCAGCTTTCAATATCCACTCCTGACTTAAACTGGTGCACTCTCTACTAACAAGATAGGCATTCTCTGCCACAATGACctttaccccaccccacccctccaggTCAAGGGGCAGAGACTGCCCTTTCCCTACTGTGAAGACCGCAGAGGCTGGGTTGTTCCTCTGGCTGCACCCTTGCAGCCTGTTCAATTAACTCCAGTACTACCTGTTTGTGACAGGACAGTACAAGGAAACAGCAGCCTGGCCGGTGAACTCCAGAACCAGCTATTGTGAGGGGACAGTGCAGGGAAACAGGAGCCAAGCTCACCACTCACTCCCATTAACTTTCCTCTTTGCAGGAGGAAAACCTACATCCTCAAAGTGAACACTAGCAAGCAGGAACTCACTCATGAAACATTTTATTTTGAGAAATAGTTCAATCAAAAATGACAGTGGTGGGAAATTATAGGAGAATATCTAAAGAGATAGGATGTATGTACACTTGGAAAGGCAGGGTCTGCTCAGGCAATGTCCGTGTGGCTTTCCATACAGGTAATCCTGCCTCACAAAGTTGATTGAGTtcttttgaggaggtaaccagggAGAGTGATGAAGACAGGGGCTTCAGGTAAGTCTATGTGGAATTTAGTAAGGTCTTGCATGGTAGAAAATCACAGCACATGGGATCCAAGGCAAGCTGGCTAATTGGATGCAGAATTGGCTAAGAAGCAGAGGGTAATGGTGGAGGGATACTCTTATGATTAGAAGTCTGCGACTACTGGCGTCTCAGGGACTCTTGCTGGTTGTGGTATTTATCAATTTAAATGTGAATGTAGAAGTGTGTTTGTGGATGACAGGAAAGCTGGTGGTGCTCTGGATACTGAGGAAGGTTATCTAAGGCTGGGTCAGATGGGAGGATGGGCAGGgctttggcagatggaattgaatcCAAGAAGTGTGAGGCGACACACTTCAGGAAGTCAAGTAGATTGGTAAGGCGCTAAGAAAGACTACAAAACAGAATGAACTACAGGCCTGAATCTATCGCGTCATGACAGTATAAACACAGGCATGAAGGAGTGTAGAAGGCATTcagagttcataggttgtggaatagaACACAAGGGTTGGAATATTATGACCCAATTTGTAAAACACCTGTTAGACTGCCCCTTGGGACCATTATGTGTAGTTTTTGATCGCCACATTATGAGAAGGGTGTGATTACACCGGATAGAGTATAGAGGATATTCACCAGGAGGTTGTCTGGACTGTAGTTATGggagagagactggataggcttgctttccctggaatgaaggagggtgagggatgacctaataaagatatataaaattatgacagggATGAATaggatagtcagaatcttttcccaatGGTCAGGGTTAGCAAAAATAGTAGGAAGTATGTGCAAAGTGAAAGTAGGGAATTATATATGGATTTTTGGGGAAATGATTTTGTACCAAGAGGTCTGATATCTGGAATATGTTGCTAGTAAAGGTGAGGGGATTGGAAACAGTCGCTACGTTTCAGGGGTGTTTACTCAGACACTTGAATGAGCAAAGCACAAAAGGATATGACCCTACTGAGAGCAAttgggattagtgcagatggGCAGAATTGGCAGCACGAAggaggtgggccgaagggcctgtttctctgccttTCCACTCTGTGACTGTAATGACTCCCCCAAGGCTCAAGGCAAAGTCTGACCTTCTGCTCCAACATAGTGGGTAAGGAGGAACCTCGGTCCATCCTGGCCGTCAGGGTCACCCCATTCTGTAACGATAAATTCAGAGGCAGCAAATCCACACTGCAGCACAGGGTCCCAACATCACTGGTGTAAGCAGCTCGGCCCCACGGAG from Mobula birostris isolate sMobBir1 chromosome 8, sMobBir1.hap1, whole genome shotgun sequence harbors:
- the LOC140201740 gene encoding dematin-like, which translates into the protein MDRGSSLPTMLEQKIYPYELLKACSSRSINLPQGVDRPRLERHLSPEEFQEVFGMTIKEFDKLPQWRRTELKKKACLF